The proteins below come from a single Serratia fonticola genomic window:
- the treC gene encoding alpha,alpha-phosphotrehalase — protein sequence MSNVIPWWQNGVIYQIYPKSFQDSTGNGYGDLAGVTQRLDYLQELGVDAIWLTPVYVSPQVDNGYDVADYCAIDPAYGTMADFEHLVAQAHQRSIRIVMDMVFNHTSTEHPWFKASQDPASPLRQFYIWRDGEGDALPNNWRSKFGGNAWQWHADSGQYYLHLFATEQADLNWEHPPVREELKKVCQFWADKGVDGLRLDVINLVSKQQDFPSDNQGDGRRFYTDGPRIHEFLQEMSRDVFQPRGLMTVGEMSSTSLEHCQQYAAQSGAELSMTFNFHHLKVDYANGQKWTLAAPDYVELKQIFHHWQQGMHNRAWNALFWCNHDQPRIVSRFGDEGELRVTAAKMLAMVLHGMQGTPYIYQGEEIGMTNPGFQQIGSYRDVESLNMYAELQAQGRNEGELLAILASKSRDNSRTPMQWDATPHAGFTTGTPWIACAENYPQINATAALADRDSVFYAYRHLIALRKQYPLLTHGDYQDLAPAHPALWCYQRSWNGQRLLVVANLSREPLAWDAAGVEFSELWRPLISNYMDAAEQPRAGVLRPFEASWWLLES from the coding sequence ATGAGCAATGTAATTCCCTGGTGGCAGAACGGCGTTATTTATCAAATCTATCCGAAGAGCTTCCAGGACAGCACCGGTAACGGCTATGGCGATCTGGCAGGGGTAACTCAACGGCTGGACTATTTGCAGGAGCTGGGCGTCGATGCCATCTGGCTGACGCCGGTCTATGTCTCGCCCCAGGTCGATAATGGCTACGACGTCGCCGATTACTGCGCCATCGATCCGGCCTACGGCACCATGGCCGACTTCGAACACCTGGTGGCACAGGCCCACCAGCGCAGCATCCGTATCGTGATGGATATGGTGTTTAACCACACCTCCACCGAGCATCCGTGGTTTAAGGCTTCGCAGGATCCTGCCAGCCCGCTGCGTCAGTTCTACATCTGGCGCGATGGCGAAGGTGACGCCCTGCCCAATAACTGGCGCTCCAAATTTGGCGGTAATGCCTGGCAATGGCACGCCGACAGCGGCCAATATTACCTGCACCTGTTTGCTACCGAGCAGGCCGACCTGAACTGGGAACACCCGCCGGTGCGCGAAGAGCTGAAGAAAGTGTGCCAGTTCTGGGCAGATAAAGGCGTGGATGGGCTGCGCCTTGATGTAATCAACCTGGTGTCCAAGCAGCAGGACTTCCCGAGTGATAACCAGGGCGATGGCCGCCGTTTCTACACCGACGGCCCGCGCATTCACGAGTTTTTGCAGGAGATGAGCCGCGACGTGTTTCAGCCACGCGGCCTGATGACCGTGGGCGAGATGTCTTCAACCTCGCTGGAGCATTGCCAGCAGTATGCGGCGCAAAGCGGTGCCGAGCTGTCGATGACCTTCAACTTCCACCACCTGAAAGTAGACTATGCCAACGGGCAGAAGTGGACGCTGGCCGCACCAGATTACGTCGAGTTGAAGCAGATTTTCCACCACTGGCAGCAAGGCATGCATAACCGCGCCTGGAACGCGCTGTTCTGGTGTAATCACGACCAGCCACGCATCGTTTCGCGCTTTGGCGACGAGGGCGAGCTGCGAGTCACCGCCGCCAAGATGCTGGCGATGGTGCTGCACGGTATGCAGGGCACGCCGTATATCTATCAGGGTGAAGAGATCGGCATGACCAATCCGGGCTTCCAGCAGATCGGAAGCTATCGCGATGTGGAAAGTCTGAATATGTACGCCGAACTGCAGGCTCAGGGAAGAAACGAAGGCGAACTGTTGGCTATTCTGGCCAGCAAATCACGGGACAATAGCCGCACGCCGATGCAGTGGGACGCGACACCCCACGCAGGCTTCACCACCGGTACGCCTTGGATAGCCTGTGCAGAGAACTACCCCCAGATTAATGCCACGGCAGCATTGGCCGATCGTGATTCGGTATTTTACGCTTATCGCCATCTGATCGCCCTGCGCAAGCAATATCCGCTGCTGACTCACGGCGACTATCAGGATCTGGCCCCGGCTCACCCGGCATTGTGGTGCTATCAACGTAGCTGGAATGGGCAACGGTTGCTGGTAGTTGCGAACCTGAGCCGCGAACCGTTGGCATGGGATGCCGCTGGCGTTGAATTTTCTGAACTGTGGCGTCCACTGATAAGCAACTACATGGATGCTGCAGAGCAGCCACGGGCCGGAGTTTTGCGGCCTTTCGAAGCAAGTTGGTGGTTGCTGGAGTCCTGA
- the treB gene encoding PTS trehalose transporter subunit IIBC yields the protein MSKVQQQDIDRLIVLVGGRENIATVSHCITRLRFVLNDPAKAKPKEIEQLRMVKGCFTNAGQFQVVIGPEVGDYYQALIAATGINEADKEQAKLAARQNMTWFERGISHFAEIFFPLLPALISGGLILGFRNVIGDIPMSGGQTLAQMHPAWKTIYDFLWLLGEAIFMFLPVAICWSTVKKMGGTPVLGIVMGITLVSPQLMNSYLLGQQVPEVWNFGWFTIEKVGYQAQVIPSILAGMALGWIETRLKKIVPDYLYLVVVPVVSLLLAVFLAHTLIGPFGRMIGDGVAWAVKWVMTGSFAPIGAALFGFLYAPLVITGVHQTTLAIDMQMIQSMGGTPVWPLIALSNIAQASAVLGIIIVSRKANEREISVPAAISAYLGVTEPAMYGINLKYRFPMLCAMIGSAFAGLICGLTGVMANGIGVGGLPGILSIQPQFWLIYSVAILVAVVIPLLLTMMVYKRKASRGELPV from the coding sequence ATGAGCAAAGTTCAGCAGCAGGACATCGATCGCCTGATCGTGCTGGTGGGTGGCCGTGAGAATATCGCCACCGTCAGCCACTGCATTACCCGCCTGCGTTTCGTCCTTAACGATCCCGCCAAGGCCAAGCCGAAAGAGATTGAGCAGTTGCGCATGGTCAAAGGCTGTTTCACCAACGCCGGGCAGTTCCAGGTGGTGATTGGCCCTGAAGTTGGTGATTACTATCAGGCGTTAATCGCAGCCACCGGCATCAACGAAGCCGATAAAGAACAGGCCAAACTGGCCGCTCGCCAGAACATGACCTGGTTCGAACGCGGTATCTCCCACTTCGCCGAGATCTTCTTCCCACTGCTGCCAGCCCTGATCAGCGGCGGTTTGATCCTGGGTTTCCGCAACGTGATCGGCGATATCCCGATGTCCGGCGGACAAACGCTGGCACAGATGCACCCAGCCTGGAAAACCATTTATGACTTCCTGTGGTTATTGGGCGAGGCCATCTTTATGTTCCTGCCGGTGGCTATCTGTTGGTCAACGGTGAAGAAGATGGGCGGTACCCCGGTACTCGGCATCGTGATGGGGATCACCCTGGTCTCCCCGCAGTTGATGAACTCCTACCTACTCGGCCAGCAAGTGCCAGAAGTGTGGAACTTTGGCTGGTTCACCATTGAGAAAGTGGGCTATCAGGCGCAGGTGATCCCGTCGATCCTCGCCGGTATGGCGTTGGGCTGGATCGAAACTCGTCTGAAAAAGATCGTGCCGGATTATCTGTATCTGGTGGTGGTGCCGGTGGTTTCCCTGCTGTTGGCCGTGTTCCTGGCTCACACGCTGATCGGTCCGTTTGGTCGCATGATTGGCGATGGCGTCGCTTGGGCAGTGAAGTGGGTAATGACCGGTAGTTTCGCCCCGATCGGCGCGGCACTGTTTGGCTTCCTGTATGCACCGTTGGTGATCACCGGGGTGCATCAGACCACGCTGGCAATCGATATGCAGATGATCCAAAGCATGGGCGGTACGCCAGTCTGGCCGTTGATTGCCCTGTCTAATATCGCGCAGGCCTCGGCAGTGCTGGGCATCATCATCGTCAGCCGCAAGGCCAACGAACGTGAGATTTCCGTACCGGCCGCCATCTCCGCCTATCTCGGCGTGACCGAACCAGCCATGTACGGCATCAACCTGAAATATCGCTTCCCTATGCTGTGCGCGATGATCGGCTCCGCCTTCGCAGGCTTGATTTGTGGCCTGACCGGCGTGATGGCCAACGGCATCGGCGTAGGTGGCCTGCCGGGCATCCTGTCTATCCAACCGCAGTTCTGGCTGATCTACTCCGTAGCTATCCTGGTGGCCGTAGTGATCCCACTGCTGCTGACCATGATGGTTTACAAACGCAAAGCCAGCCGCGGCGAGTTACCGGTTTAA
- the treR gene encoding trehalose operon repressor TreR, whose translation MQNRLTIKDIARLSGVGKSTVSRVMNNEGSVSPQTRERVEAVIRSQGFTPSKSARAMRGQSDKVVAIIVSRLDSPSENQAVRTMLPLLYQQGFDPIVMESQFETRLVEEHLNVLRQRNVDGVILFGFTGLTADMLKPWQEKMVVVAREYPGISSVCYDDEGAVKLLMQRLRKQGHSHISYLGVQESDATTGMRRHQAYLDTCRAQKISPLVALGELNYQSGFQLAANVIEPQTTALVCASDTIALGAMKYLQQQQITPIQVCAIGNTPMLNFLFPETFSVELGYGTAGQQAALQLLGQLSGELSIRQIIIPCKLA comes from the coding sequence ATGCAAAACCGGCTGACAATCAAGGATATCGCCCGCCTGAGCGGGGTAGGCAAGTCTACCGTCTCACGCGTGATGAATAACGAAGGCAGCGTAAGCCCGCAAACCCGTGAACGGGTGGAGGCGGTGATCCGTAGCCAGGGTTTTACCCCGTCAAAATCGGCCCGCGCCATGCGTGGCCAGAGCGACAAAGTGGTCGCCATTATCGTTTCCCGTCTGGATTCCCCTTCGGAAAATCAGGCCGTGCGCACCATGCTGCCGCTGCTGTATCAGCAGGGCTTCGATCCGATCGTGATGGAAAGCCAGTTTGAAACCCGGTTGGTCGAGGAGCACCTCAACGTACTGCGCCAGCGCAACGTCGACGGCGTGATCCTGTTCGGCTTTACCGGCCTGACCGCAGATATGCTCAAACCGTGGCAGGAAAAGATGGTGGTGGTCGCCCGCGAATATCCGGGTATCTCCTCCGTTTGTTATGACGATGAAGGTGCCGTGAAACTGCTGATGCAGCGCTTACGCAAGCAGGGTCACAGCCATATCAGCTACCTTGGCGTGCAGGAGTCCGATGCCACCACCGGGATGCGTCGCCATCAGGCCTATCTGGATACCTGTCGCGCGCAAAAAATCTCGCCGCTGGTGGCGTTGGGTGAACTGAACTATCAGAGCGGTTTCCAACTGGCCGCCAACGTGATTGAACCGCAAACCACCGCGCTGGTGTGCGCCTCCGATACTATCGCGCTAGGTGCGATGAAGTACCTGCAACAGCAACAGATTACGCCAATCCAGGTGTGCGCCATCGGTAATACGCCAATGCTCAACTTCTTGTTCCCAGAGACGTTTTCCGTTGAGTTGGGCTATGGCACCGCAGGGCAGCAGGCGGCCCTTCAGCTGCTTGGCCAGTTGAGTGGTGAACTGAGCATCCGCCAAATCATTATCCCCTGCAAACTTGCCTAA
- the mgtA gene encoding magnesium-translocating P-type ATPase yields MKFKYIPRRLLGLLSRNLPRRLVRRDALLESVSGSAQELPAGLAKQRLECAAASAMQLYERFNSHPEGITAHEAETARGLFGSNTIENQLAESWWKHLWHCYSNPFNLLLTVLGLISYATEDLIAALVIGLMVLISTLLHFIQEARSNKAADALKAMVSNTATVYRSDAHTGKSEHSELPISQLVPGDIIKLSAGDMIPADLRLLSAKDLFISQAALTGESLPVEKVADPRGQVSDPLECQNLCFMGTNVVSGTALAIVIGTGSETYFGQLAQRVTSQDEQPNAFQAGISKVSWLLIRFMLVMTPIVLLINGFTKGDWWEAALFALSVAVGLTPEMLPMIVTSTLAKGAVKLSRQKVIVKRLDAIQNFGAMDILCTDKTGTLTQDKIVLERHTDVFGANSERVLRYAWLNSFYQTGLKNLLDVAVLTCADESQQPDALQHYRKVDEIPFDFERRRMSVVVAKEAQYHELICKGALEEMLSICSHVRQEDEVIPLSEALLARIRRVTDELNQQGLRVVAVANKILPAAEHEYGVADESDLILEGYIAFLDPPKESTAPALAALKKNGVTVKILTGDNELVAGKVCKDVGLDAEHILRGSEIELMDDATLVAAAARTTVFAKLTPLHKERIVQLLRKQGHVVGFMGDGINDAPALRAADIGISVDSAVDIAKEAADIILLEKSLMVLEQGVIEGRRTFANMLKYIKMTASSNFGNVFSVLIASAFLPFLPMLPLHLLIQNLLYDISQIAIPFDNVDDDQITKPQRWNSGDLGRFMVFFGPISSIFDVLTFALMWYVFQANTPEMQTLFQSGWFVEGLLSQTLIVHMIRTRKIPFIQSRPSWPLCVMTLAVIAIGIGLTFSPLAGFLQLQALPLGYFPWLVLILAGYMVLTQCVKGWFVRRYGWQ; encoded by the coding sequence ATGAAATTTAAATATATCCCCCGTCGGCTGCTGGGTTTGCTCAGCCGCAATTTGCCACGCCGCCTGGTGCGGCGTGATGCGCTATTGGAAAGCGTCAGTGGCTCGGCGCAAGAGCTGCCTGCCGGTTTGGCTAAACAACGCCTGGAATGTGCCGCCGCCAGCGCGATGCAACTGTATGAGCGTTTCAACAGTCACCCGGAAGGCATCACCGCGCATGAAGCAGAAACTGCCCGCGGACTGTTTGGCAGCAACACCATCGAAAACCAGCTGGCCGAAAGCTGGTGGAAGCATCTGTGGCACTGTTACAGCAACCCGTTCAACCTGCTGCTGACCGTGCTGGGGCTGATTTCCTACGCCACCGAGGATCTAATCGCTGCGCTGGTGATTGGCCTGATGGTGCTGATTTCCACGCTGCTGCACTTTATTCAGGAAGCCCGCTCCAACAAGGCGGCGGATGCGCTGAAGGCGATGGTCAGCAACACCGCGACGGTGTACCGCAGCGATGCGCATACCGGTAAAAGCGAACATAGCGAACTGCCGATTTCACAGTTGGTGCCGGGCGACATCATCAAGCTGTCGGCTGGGGATATGATCCCGGCGGATCTTCGGTTGCTGTCTGCCAAAGATCTGTTTATCAGCCAGGCAGCGCTGACCGGTGAATCGCTGCCGGTAGAAAAAGTGGCGGATCCCCGTGGCCAGGTGAGCGATCCGTTGGAGTGCCAAAACCTGTGCTTCATGGGCACTAACGTCGTCAGCGGCACCGCGCTGGCCATAGTGATTGGTACTGGCAGCGAAACCTACTTCGGCCAGTTGGCGCAGCGGGTAACCAGCCAGGATGAGCAGCCCAACGCCTTCCAGGCCGGTATCAGCAAAGTAAGCTGGCTATTGATCCGCTTCATGTTGGTGATGACGCCAATCGTGTTGCTCATTAACGGCTTCACTAAAGGCGACTGGTGGGAAGCGGCACTGTTTGCGCTCTCGGTGGCGGTGGGGCTGACGCCGGAAATGCTGCCGATGATCGTCACCTCTACCTTGGCGAAAGGGGCGGTCAAGCTGTCGCGCCAGAAGGTGATCGTCAAACGTCTGGACGCGATCCAGAACTTTGGCGCGATGGATATTCTGTGCACCGATAAAACCGGCACGCTGACTCAGGACAAAATTGTGCTGGAGCGCCATACCGATGTGTTTGGAGCCAACAGCGAGCGGGTGCTGCGTTACGCCTGGCTGAACAGCTTCTACCAGACCGGACTGAAAAACCTGCTGGATGTGGCGGTGCTGACCTGTGCCGACGAAAGCCAACAGCCGGACGCGTTGCAGCATTACCGCAAAGTGGACGAGATCCCGTTCGATTTCGAACGCCGCCGCATGTCAGTGGTGGTTGCGAAAGAGGCGCAATACCATGAGCTGATCTGCAAGGGCGCGCTGGAAGAGATGCTGTCGATCTGTAGCCATGTGCGTCAGGAAGATGAGGTGATCCCGCTCAGCGAAGCGCTGCTGGCGCGCATCCGCCGTGTTACCGACGAGCTCAACCAGCAAGGGCTGCGCGTGGTGGCGGTGGCCAATAAGATCCTGCCAGCGGCGGAACATGAGTATGGCGTGGCGGATGAATCGGATCTGATCCTCGAAGGCTATATCGCCTTCCTCGATCCGCCGAAGGAGAGCACCGCACCGGCGTTGGCTGCGCTGAAAAAGAATGGCGTAACCGTCAAGATCCTCACCGGCGACAACGAACTGGTCGCCGGTAAGGTGTGTAAGGACGTGGGTCTGGATGCGGAGCATATCCTGCGTGGCAGCGAGATCGAACTGATGGATGACGCCACGCTGGTCGCGGCGGCGGCGCGTACTACGGTGTTTGCCAAGCTGACGCCGCTGCACAAGGAGCGCATCGTCCAACTGCTGCGTAAGCAGGGCCACGTGGTGGGCTTTATGGGTGACGGTATCAACGATGCCCCGGCGCTGCGCGCGGCGGATATTGGTATTTCGGTAGATTCTGCGGTGGATATCGCCAAGGAAGCGGCGGATATCATCCTGTTGGAAAAAAGCCTGATGGTGCTGGAGCAGGGGGTGATAGAGGGCCGCCGCACGTTTGCCAACATGCTGAAATACATCAAGATGACCGCCAGCTCCAACTTCGGTAACGTCTTCAGTGTGCTGATCGCCAGTGCCTTTTTACCTTTCCTACCGATGTTACCGCTGCATCTGTTGATCCAGAACCTGCTGTACGATATTTCACAGATTGCCATTCCGTTCGATAACGTCGATGACGATCAGATCACCAAGCCACAGCGTTGGAACTCTGGCGATCTGGGGCGCTTTATGGTGTTCTTCGGGCCGATAAGCTCGATCTTCGACGTGCTGACCTTTGCCCTGATGTGGTACGTATTCCAGGCCAATACGCCGGAAATGCAGACGCTGTTCCAGTCTGGCTGGTTTGTGGAAGGGCTGCTGTCGCAGACGCTGATCGTCCATATGATCCGTACGCGCAAAATTCCGTTTATCCAGAGCCGCCCATCCTGGCCGCTGTGTGTGATGACGCTGGCGGTGATCGCCATCGGTATCGGCCTGACCTTCTCGCCGCTGGCGGGCTTCCTGCAACTGCAGGCGTTGCCGCTGGGCTACTTCCCGTGGCTGGTGCTGATCCTCGCTGGTTACATGGTGCTGACCCAGTGCGTGAAAGGCTGGTTTGTCCGCCGGTATGGCTGGCAGTAA
- a CDS encoding beta-N-acetylhexosaminidase, with amino-acid sequence MHKPFSYTLLASSLLFSLNALAQPAGDLPLMPWPKQVELAQPQGKLVLDYRLSFNVQGDDLSEAQARWRDRLERQTGWTLAPQGEKNQAATINIMIKHQVAAQPLPDSDESYQLKVTPQGATLTANTRFGALRGMETLLQLVQTDGENTFMPLVNITDVPRFPWRGVLLDSARHFLPVEDILRQLDGMAAAKLNVFHWHLTDDQGWRFASEHYPKLQQLASDGHFYTREQMQQVVAYATARGIRVVPEIDLPGHASTIAVAYPELLSAPGPYQMERHWGVHKPTLDPSNDKVYQFVDSIIGELVAIFPDPYLHIGGDEVDATQWKESKTIQAFMQQNQLADAHALQAFFNQKLEKILEQHQRRMVGWDEIYHPTLPRTIVIQSWRGPDSLGASAQDGYQGILSTGFYLDQPHSTAYHYRNEILPQPLGVDTEVQAGEQAQSWQFSMPRFKGSPVEGTFTLIEGKQGWRGFIDFKDKSRRAVRDIEWRTPQQVTFRIDTWMGDTRPVFTLQQDQLSGYTLVGNVRYPTTGSKLTAIPAGVMPVVPDEQHQANILGGEAAFWAENIRAPVLDLKLWPRTFAVAERMWSAKDVTNEDNMYQRLAAIDAWSVVSVGLQQHAETAREFTRLANSVDITPLQVLAEAVEPGQYYTRQHLKFKAGNYHQFEPLNRFADAIPPESAAVRDLDQQVALLLKDKNHRAAAEAIRERLQRWQRNGAPVKQVIAGNVVMKDLAPVVQDVSALADLGLMLLERYQQGKPLSKAEAEQAQQQLDAAAQIRDEVVIAAVYPLETLLRAVAVR; translated from the coding sequence ATGCACAAACCCTTCAGTTATACGCTACTGGCTTCTTCGCTGTTATTTTCCCTGAATGCACTAGCCCAACCGGCTGGCGATCTGCCGCTGATGCCCTGGCCAAAGCAGGTTGAGTTAGCTCAGCCGCAAGGCAAGCTGGTGCTGGATTATCGCTTATCGTTCAACGTTCAGGGCGATGACTTGAGCGAAGCGCAGGCTCGCTGGCGCGATCGCCTGGAACGCCAAACCGGCTGGACGCTGGCCCCACAGGGCGAGAAAAACCAGGCGGCAACGATCAACATCATGATCAAACACCAGGTTGCAGCCCAGCCGCTGCCGGACAGCGATGAGAGCTACCAGCTCAAGGTGACGCCGCAGGGCGCGACGCTGACGGCCAACACTCGCTTCGGTGCGCTACGCGGCATGGAAACGCTGCTGCAACTGGTGCAGACCGACGGCGAAAACACCTTTATGCCGTTGGTGAACATTACCGACGTCCCACGCTTCCCTTGGCGTGGGGTACTGCTGGATTCGGCGCGCCATTTCCTGCCGGTGGAGGATATTCTGCGCCAGCTTGATGGCATGGCGGCGGCCAAACTCAACGTATTCCACTGGCATCTGACCGACGATCAGGGATGGCGCTTTGCTTCCGAGCACTATCCAAAGCTACAGCAACTGGCCAGTGACGGTCATTTCTACACCCGTGAACAGATGCAGCAGGTGGTCGCCTACGCCACGGCGCGTGGCATTCGGGTGGTGCCCGAAATCGACCTGCCGGGCCATGCTTCTACCATTGCCGTGGCGTATCCAGAGCTGCTTAGTGCGCCAGGGCCGTATCAAATGGAACGCCATTGGGGCGTCCACAAGCCGACGCTCGATCCTTCGAATGACAAGGTTTATCAGTTTGTCGATAGCATCATCGGCGAACTGGTGGCGATCTTCCCCGATCCTTACTTGCATATCGGCGGGGATGAGGTGGATGCCACCCAGTGGAAAGAGTCCAAAACCATCCAGGCGTTTATGCAGCAGAACCAGCTGGCGGATGCCCATGCGCTGCAGGCTTTCTTCAACCAGAAGCTGGAAAAGATCCTCGAACAACATCAGCGCCGCATGGTGGGTTGGGATGAGATTTACCATCCGACCTTGCCGCGCACCATCGTGATCCAATCCTGGCGTGGGCCAGATTCTTTGGGAGCCAGCGCCCAGGATGGCTATCAAGGCATCCTCTCTACCGGCTTCTATCTCGATCAGCCGCACAGCACCGCCTATCACTATCGCAATGAAATTTTACCGCAGCCGCTGGGGGTAGATACTGAAGTGCAGGCGGGAGAGCAGGCGCAGAGCTGGCAATTCAGCATGCCGCGTTTCAAGGGGAGCCCGGTAGAAGGCACCTTCACGCTGATTGAAGGCAAGCAGGGATGGCGTGGTTTTATCGATTTCAAAGACAAATCACGCCGTGCGGTACGGGACATCGAATGGCGCACGCCACAACAGGTGACCTTCCGCATTGATACCTGGATGGGCGACACGCGTCCGGTATTCACCTTGCAACAAGATCAACTGAGCGGTTACACGCTGGTGGGCAACGTGCGCTACCCAACCACCGGCAGTAAATTGACGGCGATCCCGGCGGGCGTGATGCCAGTGGTACCGGATGAGCAGCATCAGGCCAATATTCTGGGGGGCGAAGCCGCCTTCTGGGCGGAAAACATCCGCGCACCGGTGCTCGATCTCAAGCTGTGGCCAAGAACCTTTGCCGTGGCGGAGCGTATGTGGTCGGCCAAGGATGTGACCAATGAGGACAATATGTACCAACGCCTGGCGGCGATAGATGCCTGGTCGGTGGTGTCTGTCGGCCTGCAACAGCACGCCGAAACGGCGCGTGAGTTTACCCGTTTGGCTAACAGCGTAGATATCACCCCATTGCAGGTCTTGGCCGAAGCAGTGGAGCCGGGGCAGTATTACACCCGTCAGCACCTGAAGTTCAAGGCAGGTAATTACCATCAATTTGAGCCGCTGAATCGCTTTGCCGATGCCATCCCACCGGAAAGTGCGGCGGTACGCGATCTCGATCAGCAGGTGGCGTTGCTGCTTAAAGACAAGAACCATCGCGCAGCGGCAGAGGCGATCCGTGAACGTCTACAACGCTGGCAACGTAACGGTGCACCGGTGAAGCAGGTGATAGCCGGTAACGTGGTGATGAAGGATTTGGCACCGGTGGTACAGGATGTCAGCGCGTTGGCCGATCTGGGCTTGATGCTGTTGGAACGCTATCAGCAAGGGAAGCCTTTGAGTAAAGCCGAGGCGGAACAGGCTCAGCAACAGCTGGACGCGGCAGCACAGATCCGGGATGAAGTGGTGATTGCAGCGGTGTACCCGCTGGAAACGTTGTTGCGAGCAGTCGCGGTGCGGTAA
- a CDS encoding LysR family transcriptional regulator — translation MSSPASLKQLEVLVKIVECGGLSEAAAHLNVSPSAVSKSLAQLESQLGTTLIKRTTRSFTLTEPGQYLYNRATQLLLDFNESLNTTAGYYNHPNGELRITCSMAFGYSHLATLANHFRERCPDVDLYINLNDNFVNLNETNFDIALRISSEPPVNYAMRKLATVNWAYCASPKYLEKYGTPHSIQDLSHHQCLIYPGLTPVWKTIDEQGVAHHLKTRTPIQANSSLVLLKSVLENQGIAYLPTYLLGDLIEQGALVPLALDGSLTHPTHGLYALYFPSRYSNPKVRAFIDFLLEQLQPVPIWDSWLAQS, via the coding sequence ATGAGCAGCCCAGCGTCGTTAAAGCAACTGGAAGTTCTGGTCAAGATTGTGGAATGTGGTGGGCTGTCGGAGGCTGCCGCACACCTGAACGTCTCACCCTCGGCGGTCAGCAAGAGCCTGGCGCAGCTGGAAAGTCAGTTGGGCACCACCTTAATCAAGAGAACCACACGCAGCTTTACGCTCACCGAACCTGGACAATACTTATACAATCGTGCAACGCAACTGTTGCTGGATTTTAATGAATCACTCAACACCACCGCCGGTTACTATAATCACCCCAACGGTGAATTACGGATCACCTGCTCGATGGCTTTTGGTTATTCCCATTTGGCAACGTTGGCGAATCATTTTCGTGAGCGTTGTCCCGATGTTGATTTATATATTAACCTTAATGACAACTTTGTTAATCTTAATGAAACCAACTTTGATATCGCATTGCGCATTTCCTCCGAACCGCCTGTTAATTACGCAATGCGTAAATTAGCCACGGTGAATTGGGCCTATTGCGCCAGCCCAAAATATCTCGAAAAGTACGGTACGCCGCATTCCATTCAGGATTTAAGCCATCATCAGTGCCTGATTTACCCTGGCTTGACCCCGGTATGGAAGACTATTGATGAGCAGGGCGTCGCCCACCACTTGAAGACACGAACCCCGATCCAGGCCAACAGCAGCCTGGTGTTGCTGAAATCGGTGCTGGAAAATCAAGGCATTGCCTATCTGCCAACTTACCTGTTGGGCGATTTAATTGAGCAAGGCGCCTTGGTTCCGCTAGCGCTGGACGGCTCACTGACCCACCCGACCCACGGCCTGTATGCCCTGTATTTCCCCAGCCGCTACAGCAACCCCAAGGTACGTGCCTTTATCGATTTTCTGCTGGAGCAGCTACAGCCGGTGCCCATCTGGGATAGCTGGTTGGCGCAGTCTTAA